In Sulfitobacter sp. M39, the following proteins share a genomic window:
- a CDS encoding LysR family transcriptional regulator codes for MDNWEEIKTAYQVARMGTVSGAAEVLGVHHATVIRHVDALERRLSVKLFQRHARGYKTTEAGEDLLRVASATDDQFSQLASRIKGRGEAVSGELVVTSLMELSSWMTPLLVAFQRENPDVTLRFLTGERLFRLEYGEAHIAIRAGQVPEQPDNVVQPFYQFQMGLFAHKDYIAAFGMPSGVEDYGNHRFVGHDDAQMRAPFFKWMREVVPAHAISFRGLHSEALRVAVLEAAGIGFVDLIEGRANPDLVEVHPHLPEWDSMLWLVTHVDLHRTPKVQALLSYLKKAVKTGL; via the coding sequence ATGGACAATTGGGAAGAAATCAAGACGGCCTATCAGGTGGCGCGCATGGGCACCGTCAGTGGCGCAGCCGAGGTTCTGGGTGTCCATCATGCGACGGTGATCCGCCATGTGGATGCACTGGAACGACGGTTGTCGGTGAAGCTGTTCCAACGGCACGCGCGCGGCTACAAGACGACGGAGGCGGGCGAGGATCTGCTGCGTGTGGCCTCTGCCACGGACGACCAGTTCAGCCAGCTTGCCAGTCGCATCAAGGGGCGCGGCGAAGCGGTGTCGGGCGAGCTCGTCGTGACCTCCCTGATGGAGCTTTCGAGCTGGATGACCCCTTTGTTGGTCGCGTTCCAGCGGGAAAATCCGGATGTAACCCTGCGCTTTCTGACCGGGGAGCGGTTGTTTCGGCTGGAATATGGCGAGGCGCATATCGCGATCCGCGCAGGACAGGTGCCCGAGCAGCCGGATAATGTAGTGCAGCCTTTCTATCAATTCCAGATGGGGCTGTTCGCGCATAAGGACTATATCGCGGCCTTCGGTATGCCGTCGGGGGTCGAGGATTATGGCAACCACCGGTTTGTCGGCCATGACGACGCGCAGATGCGTGCGCCCTTCTTCAAATGGATGCGCGAGGTGGTGCCCGCGCATGCGATCTCCTTCCGCGGGCTGCATTCAGAAGCGCTCCGCGTTGCGGTGCTGGAGGCGGCGGGGATCGGGTTTGTCGATCTGATCGAGGGGCGCGCCAACCCCGATCTGGTCGAGGTGCATCCGCATCTGCCGGAATGGGATTCGATGCTGTGGCTGGTCACCCATGTTGATCTGCACCGCACACCAAAGGTGCAGGCCTTGCTGTCGTACCTGAAAAAAGCCGTAAAGACAGGGCTGTGA
- a CDS encoding FMN-dependent NADH-azoreductase yields the protein MSILRIDSSANTTSSVTRGLTDRIIAQLGDSDVTVRDLALEPLPQITETWAIARAIPETDRSPEQSEALIESDKLVAELMAADTIVIGAPIYNFSVPASLKAWIDLVARVGVTFRYTENGPEGLVKGKRVIVAMASGGVPAGSEADFNTGYLKAVLGFMGMTDVTIVAADALATDAEGTIARANEAVDALKAA from the coding sequence ATGTCTATCTTGCGTATCGATTCCTCTGCAAACACCACCAGCTCTGTGACCCGCGGCCTCACCGACCGTATCATCGCGCAACTGGGCGACAGTGATGTAACCGTCCGCGATCTGGCTCTCGAGCCCCTGCCCCAGATCACCGAAACATGGGCCATCGCCCGCGCCATCCCCGAGACAGACCGCTCTCCCGAGCAAAGCGAAGCGCTGATTGAATCAGATAAGCTTGTCGCCGAACTGATGGCCGCCGACACCATCGTCATCGGCGCGCCCATTTATAACTTCAGCGTGCCCGCGTCGCTGAAGGCGTGGATCGATCTGGTCGCCCGTGTCGGCGTTACCTTCCGCTATACCGAAAACGGCCCCGAAGGTCTGGTCAAAGGCAAGCGCGTGATCGTGGCGATGGCCTCCGGTGGCGTGCCCGCCGGGTCCGAGGCGGATTTCAACACCGGCTACCTCAAGGCCGTTCTGGGCTTCATGGGCATGACCGACGTGACCATCGTGGCCGCCGACGCGCTGGCAACAGATGCCGAAGGCACCATCGCCCGCGCGAACGAAGCTGTGGATGCGCTCAAGGCAGCATAA